GGCCGCTACAAGACCTCTTTATCAGGTTCCACAGAACATGTTGGAAAAATGTGGTATTAGGTTAAGAATAGAAAACTGTAGGACAATGCTGAGATGTGAGGTAGTTTATATTATAGAGAAactgtatgtagtttatattaaaCCATAACTTACACACATATATCAATGTATAATTAATATTCTACTGTGATAACATGCTTATATAGCCAATTCGACTGCTGAACCTCATCTGAGTTtccgtagtgtagtggttatcacgttcgcctaacacgcgaaaggtccccggtTCGAAACCGggcggaaacattttttttttctttgctattATTTCAATTTTTACGTCCTCTGCTGTCCAGTATTAACCCTCTGCTTCATAGACCATTTATATTACTATTTATTTACAGTACAAGTTTATGTTGTCAGGTCACATTCACACTGTATCTCCGGGTCTTTGTAATACGGGTCATATTTTCACACGATATGTGACCACAAGAAATCCCGCTCTGCGCAGCCAGTATCATTATGCCACCGAAGATACAAGGGTTAATGAGCTCTCGTGACGTCACCCCGTCCGCAGTTTACGATGTTCCGGCTACAGCAATGGCTGACTAGAGTGAGGTGAGCGGTGGGCAGTGTGGATGTTGGGGGTTATCCTCGCTCTTCTCCCTATATGTATAACGGAAGCTCTGCCTTGACACCGAGCTGTGGCTTTAGTAAAGCCTCCTCGGTGCAGTTTACATGAACTCTATATTTGCCCCTCTAGTCCAGTGTAGTAGCGTCTGGACACACAAGGCTCGTTCTGGTCTTCTCACTTATATTATACACATGACAAGGCGGCCATAGGAGCGCTGCTCCAGCCGATCATACAGCAGTGAGCAGTGCATCTGATGTCACGATCTCATCGATTGGGGGATGGAAATGTCATCTAttagtaggattttttttttctcggaTCTTATTAAAATAATAAGTTGTATTGGTATAATAACTAAATCATGAAGGGTTTTGGTAATGCCAGAATGTTCAAATtttttaggctagggctacatggcgaATTTGGCCGCAATACATTTTGTACGGCCAAATATCGCGGTGTCTCCCTGCTTACCGTTATAGTCTATAGGTGACAGATGCCTTTGACCAATGGCtaatagtggcatctgtcaccatagactataacggtatctgtttaatgtatacatcatgaGAGTATATGGTCTATAGGTGACGGATGCCTCATCCGTCCAagcctatggccccatgcacacgatcgtataaaatctccgtaattgcggaccgtaatatggtTTGCAATTACAGactcattcagttctattggtcgcggacacctttctgtatcgctacggaaaggtgtccgtgccgttgaaCTGtagcgcaaaagatagaacatgtcgtaTATTTTGTGGTTtatgggctgtgctcccatactttgtatggaagaacGGGCCGAAAATGTGGGCTGCGGCCGGCCATGGGGCCTATGTTTTATCGTATACAGGAGCTTTTCCCGGCATACACGTTAAacccttcaggactgagacatttttagattatggctacggtcgtgtgcatgaggccttattctgcgggtcaatacgattacgccgataccaaatatatatatagttttttctatattttactacgtttacaagtaaaaacctaagtggaaaaaaatacaatttattttgtgtcgccaaattccgagagccataacttttttaattttccgtcgattaagtggtatgagggcttatattttgcgggataagctgtagtttttagtaataccattttggtgtagatgtgacggtttgatcactttttatttagttttttgtgggagattaggtgacctaaaaatatatatttttttaatggcattcaccgtgcgggttaaataatgatatattataatagctcagacttttacggacgcggcgataccaattatgtttatttatttttttactatgctctagggggaaaatgggaaaagtttttttttttttttacattaaaaaaaccccctttattttacttttgactatttttactagtccccttaggggacttcaaccagcgatcgttagattgcctgcacgatatactgcaatactaatgtattgcaatatatcatgattctgacaggcatttattaagccctgccagaagcagttcttaacccgttagtgaccgacaatACACCTTTTaacggcggtcactaacgggctttattctgatgcacgtGCCTTTTTACAtgtcgctgcatcaggataaagtaaacagagcagggagctgtcaaatctccctgctctcagctgctagaggcagctgagggctgggggcgtccctgctctgccgggtgagatcgatatcagtatcgatctcacccgtttaacccctcagatgcggagcacaatagcgtgcaccgcatctgagtggttttggagagagggagggagctccctctcccccACCgaaacccggcgatacgatcgccgagtgtctgtgtctccaatggcagccgggtggctaataaaggcccccaggtctgcctgtcatgtatgcctgctagatcatgccgcaggcatgacctaggacaggggtgggcaaactttttgactcgcgggccacaatgggttctaaaatttgacagaggggccgggccaggagcatttggagggagtgtttgggccggatatactaaagcattaaatgtagtgtgtgcaaacctcatagcacagtaagaacactacaacccaatttattaactgtctttcaaatgtgaaaaatagcccttatcagttaataaatttgtctcaaggaatatgcaagatatggcatttacatactatttcgcagatactgggagaaggaaatgtaaatagattaaaataacatacgcactgtgatttatcaagaaaaaagttctgttgactctgtaaattagctgccaacctctgagcagtagccgcccgttcttgtgttgactgcttgctagcatagtttgcatgcttcgtggcaaagtgacggctgatattgtactctttgaaaaccgaagggcttaatggtgacgtgaaacgaagtgaaaattaaagtgaaataaagagaaatacgcgccacattaaccccttaatgaccgggccattttgcacgttaatgaccaaggattattttttgtttttccacggtcgcattccaagagtcgtaactctttttttattccgtcgacatagccgtgtaagggcttgttttttccgggacgagttgtattttgtaattgtaccatttttagatgcttataacatattgattaacttttattaactttattttaggagagaattgaaaataagcagctattccagcattaattttcacgttataaatttacgccgtttactatgcagcgtaaataacatgttaactttattctatgggtcggcacgattacagggataccaaatgtgtaaaggttttatatgttttttctacgtttgcacaataaaaacccttttagaaagaaattacttgtttttgcattgccgcgttccaagaggcgtaatttttttatttttccgtcgatgtggccgtacgtgggattgatttttgcgggacaatgtgtagttttcattagtactattttggggtacataggacttatagatgaacttttattttattttttatggggggaatgggagaaaagagagaattttgccgttgttttttgcgttttctttggacgccgttcatccggcggtttaattaatgtgttcattttattggtcaagttgttacgatcgcggggataccatatatgtgtatgtgtgatttgttttgaccgttttattaaataaaaccactttttggggcaaaaaagtagttttatttgactttgactgtaattttttttattttttttttcacaaactttatttaacggttttacttttttttttttagtcccaccaggggacttcactatgcgatatgccgatcgcatatataatgctttggtatacttcgtataccaaagcattattgcctgtcagtgtaaaactgacaggcaacctgttaggtcatgcctccggcatcgcctaacaggcagatgctgaagacagacctgggggtctttgttagacccccggctgtcatggaaacccgacggcgacccgcgatttgtttgcgggggcgccgatcgggagacagagggagttcccccctctgtcaaacacattaaatgccgctgtcactgttgacagcggcatttaatgggttaaactgccggaatcggcgcgtgcttcgattccggcagttgcagcaggagccaggctgtgtataacagccgtgctcctgccgctgatcgcgtgggtaaactgtcagtacccgcgcgatcacaggacggatatatccgtcctcctgcgcgaactagcagctgctgaggacggatatatccgtccttcggcgttaagggtcaacggtcaatgtgttttgagtgcgccatctattgggaaaacgtgggcattgcagggaaaggggaaaaaaaaggaggtttttactattatttggacaagttcggcgggccggattaaaaagcctaacgggccgtatgtggcccgcgggccgtagtttgcccatgtctgacctaggagatgcctgtccgttttaaacggacaggcagtaatacactgccatacaaaagtattgctgtgtattataatagcgatcggagaatcgcatattaaagtcccctagtgggactagtaaaaaaaaagtttaataaagttaattttaaaaaaaatgtgaaaaaaaaatgaaaaacccagcttttccccttacaaactgctttactattaaaaaacgaaaataaagtaaaaaagttacacatatttggtatcgccgcgtccgtaacgaccccgactataaatctgacattatttaacccgcacggtgaacgccgtaattttttttataaaaaactatggaaaaattgctgttttctgtgaatcctgactttaaaaaaatgtgataaaaagtgatcaaaaagtcgcatctactccaaaatggtaccaataaaaactacaagtcttcccggaaaaaaaaaaaaccctcatacaaccgcatcggcgaaaaaataaaaacgttacggctcttcaaatatggagacacaaaaacaaataattttgaaaaacaagcgtttttactgtgtaaaagtagtaaaacatacaaaaacgatacaaattttggtatcgttgcaatcgtaacaacccgctgaataaagttattgtgttatttataccacacggtaaacggcgtagatttaagacgcgaaaaagagtggctaaatttcacttttttttctattcccccccccccccaaaaaaaagttaataaaagttaatcaataaataatatgtcccccaaaatggtgctattaaaaaatataacttgtcccgcaaaaaaacaagaccttatacagctatgtcgacgcaaaaataaaaaggttatagctcttggaatgcgacgatggaaaaacgtaaaaaatggcttggtcattaaggtttaaaataggctggtcattaaggggttcatagaagcacaaagatggcggacctggcggccttcattaggcccccaggcagccatagcaaccgtcgcccccccgcgattgcgttgcggggggggcgcaatgagctgttagagggggtcgcccctttttctaacgatttaaatgctgcggtcgctattgaccgcggcatttagcgagttaaactagcgcgatcccgctcgttactctgaaatgtcggctgtaacatacagccaacaccggcatcatatggagcgggttcactccgtgagcccactccatacttcccctacccgactttggcgtatggatacgtcaaatgttgggaaggggttaaacaacgatgcagatgtgaacgaagccttaaagagtTATTCCTATATGgccacttatttatttttttggcctgTACACATATGATCAAAAATAACCCTATTGAGCTTCTCCATTCAGATTTCCTGCCAGGATTTGATCTTTCCATGTTTTTCTTTTCCCTGCTGCTCGCTCCTCTGCTTGTGAAGATTTTTGGCGGTACACTGTGAGACACGCGCTGCAGGAGCGATCCCAAACACAAAGTGCTTGTTCTAAACTAAACACTGTTATCTCTATATTTATGGACGTTTAGAAAGATTAGATGGCTCCAGGGCTACTGCGCATGCCGGGGAGCCGTCATATTCACTTTTATTACAGCAGGAGTGAGGTGGCCGGGCTGGGAGCTACTACACATTGAGCACCAGAGAAcccggccagtgtaatagggaaATACACAGTAGGAGCTGCGCAAGCGGGGCCACCGCGGCAGGACCCTAGCGGTGGCCGTAACCATTGGAAACCATTTACAAACAAAGCAAAAGACATAGGCTGGACCGGATAGATTATCTTCTGAATGCCACAAAACTTAAAAAAGAAGGTATTTACAAATATGCCTATATTTCCATATGCAACAACTTAAACTGGGATCATtcagatgggaatatccctttaacatAAAAATAATCCTAGATAATGAATTGCTAGAAAATATTGCAATGCCAAGAAAATATTCTGAATGTAACGTATTTGGTATTTTGCAAACTCAAGAGAAAATATTGTAGCTGATGTAGGAAaagtccagccttagggtatgttcacacggcctatttacggacgtaattcgggcgtttttgccccgaattacgtccgaaaatagcgctgacaaacatctgcccattgaaagcaatgggcagacgtttgtctgttcacacgaggcgtaatttaagcgccgctgtcaaatgacggcgcgtaaatagacgcccgcgtcaaagaagtgacctgtcacttctttggccgtaattggagccgttattcattgactccaatgaatagcagcgccagttacgtccgtaattgacgcggcgttcaagcgcctgcacatgctggtacggctgaaattacggggatgttttcaggctgaaacatccccgtaatttcagccataacggacgccctcgtgtgaacataccctaaggcctcatgcacacgaacgtaaaatcgcccgtaattacggcccataattacgggcccatagacttctaatgtgtccagtgacgtcaggcatttctgaagcggaatctccgaccctgtggccggtgtttccgctccaggagatgtccctgacttcactgtgtccatatatggacacagtgacgtcaggcacttctgaagcggaatccccaatccccggccacagcgttgccgaagctgtggccggggattggggattccgctcctacagggagcaaacaaataccctcctcctcttccacacatgcacttcgcactgtgaggaggaggaggagagagcgcgaGCAACGGaagacccggccgtcactcgggacacattccagtggtggccgtgtattacccggccccatagacttctatgggggccgggagaaCTGCCGAAAATAGGGCCTGTCCcactttttgacggccgggttacccgggccgtcaaaaaatcggtcgtgtgaatagccccgttaggggtctattgttcctactgcggccgtgtgaccgttttattaacggccgggaaaccctgtcgtgtgaataaggtcttagaaTACTATATAAACTCCCACATATTGTATGGAGAGGAGCATTTGCCATCACATGCAAAGTAACATCCATACGTCACTACCCTGTGAACCCTTTTCTTAAGAAAGTAAATATACATGAATCTGGAGCAAATGCTTGACGTTGAATTATCCGAAATAGTTTCTCCCatcacttggttgaacttgatggacatatgtcttttgtcagccatactaactatggaACTATTTCTCCCAGCATCTACATGTGTGCTCATTGTGGTATTTTCTTCTAGGTAAGAAATTCCAGGCCCTGCGGACATGGCCCATGTGGAGCACTGTAAACGGCTGCTAGACACATTAAAGAATCAGCGAGACGCCGGCTTCCTGTGTGACATCACCATTATGATCGGTGACTTCCAGTACAAAGCTCATAGGAATGTGTTGGCTTCTTTCAGCGAATATTTCAGAGCCCTTTTCAAGGACACTATGGACTGTAGTATACTTCTGGACCAGGAGCAGGTGACGCCAGTTGGATTCCAGACAATGCTGGATTTCGTTTACAGCGGGGATTTACATTTTGACAGGTGAGGTGCTTTATGTTACATGTAAAACATGTCAATGGAAGTGATCATTATTATTGGTAGGTTTCTATTATTTCAAGCATCTTCCATAAGACTCTACGGCTATGATAAAGGGATTACTCAGACAACATAATAACATTAGTCTTTCTTAATATCATTTTCCTCCATACCTCATCAAACAATGGTACTCCTCCCCCCATGATAGATCTTCTTTTATTAATCACCTTGTTTAACTTATTCATCTCCGCGTTCCTAATATTACCACCCCAACAGACCGCACCATAAAATATAACGCTCGACACCACAGAGTCATAAAACATTATCAAGTAGTTTGCTGCATACACTAAATAAGTGCAAGTTCCGTAAGAAACGTAACGAGTGGGTGTCTTAGGTCTTGTTCAcatcatgcagattttgcatgcattttgtaagccaaaaccagaaatggatccaggagagcagacctataagaaattccttttatatatttcttctactTAGCTTCTGTTCTTCATTTTAActtaaaaaatacatacaaaatctgcactgtgtgaaaaaggccttaTTGTTGTagctttttttgcaaaatgtgtTACGCATGTTTTGGTGAGGATTCAGCACAAATTTCACCCCTTCTACTTTTTAAAAGGGCGAAATCCATTGTGAACATCCGTAACAAAATGAGCATGCTACGGATTTGAAAACCACAGCGTGTTCTGATTTCCTTGCAGAAAATGTCCGTACAGTGTGCAGGGGGCGAGACCAGACAAGCAGAGCTAATTTTTACCGGCAAACCAGACAAAAGCTGAAAATCTGTAGGGGGTAACACTTGCCATAGACGTGAGATGGAAACCAGCAGTCAGATGGACAACCCGTTATTCCTACGACTGTACTTTTCAATAGCCGTCTAAATGTATATTTCTACGTACAGGCAAAGAATGGGGCTGTGTTCCAATTCTGACAAAGTGGTGGGTCAGGAGACTCGCTTCTTAGGAGAATTTCAAAGAAATCATTGTGCGCTACCAAGATTTgcgcatccgccctgtgcgccgcagggaattccgggcgaaaagacgcaccaaactgtggtgcagttttttgcccgggaTGTcctctgcgaaaaactgcagcacttactgggatgacgtctcatcccaggatactgctgcagcctgtgattggctgcagcggcggtcacatgagatgaagcgtcatcccaggaggatgaaacccagactcctaggtaagtttaaTATTTTCTTTTCCTGAGGTCTGTTTTTTTGCGTCAGGATTGCTGCGAATAGGCCACAAAAAacggaacaactgctatttgatgtgGGATttatatccccattgaattcaatataagcagcgtttacgtaaagacaattgacatgctgcggaattaatttccgaaccacaggtcaatttctgagcggtatttCCACTCCGTATttagttcaatctcatccactttgctgctactgtatttgctgcggattttccgcaaccaattccgttgtggaaaatccgcagtatttacgcaccgtgtgaactggccctcatAGAGGAAAAAACTGTTACAAATGGAAGCAGTGCAAGTATTTACCATAAACATTCCAAGCGTCCGGGATTACCCGCACTGACCCACTGTTCTGGGACACCGCACTTGCGTCCTGGCAGAAAAAATCTATAACAGGTCACCTCACCTAGTCAGACCTTCTCATGTGCAGATCAACACAGATGAAGAAACCTACAATGGCACTGGCACGCACTTATTATACTCCCTGTGGAAGGATaatgcagcaggagcaggtaagtccatgttataggggcattgtgactgataATGTTATGGAGGTAAAGTTAAATTAAAGGCATATGAAATTGATCCTGCCGTGAAAGGATCTCCTGCCATTGGAAAGGTAAGTCAGCGTAATTTAGTTATAGGAACGCGTTATCAAAAGAGGAGATTAATGATGTGAAACTCATTTGAATCTGTTATAACTCTGTCATGCCGAAATCCAATACAACTTACATATAACAAATGTGACTCATCTTCCTGTACAGGTGTCATTTAGAAGAAATCCTTACTGCAGCAGAATACTTGAGGCTAGAAGAAGTCGTTTCGATGTGCAGAACTAAACTGGACTTTGCTATGATGGAGAAAACCTGTGTCACAGAGCTGCCCTCTTTAGAGGATTGTCCTGGCACAAAAAAACATCTCGAACGTACAGCAGACAAAAGAGAAGATACATGTCGGTCCAAAAGGTTAAAAACAAGAAAAACTGCGAGGGCCAAAAAATGGAAAAGGACAATACCCTCTACCCAAAAAGCTTCAAAAAAGGTGACCGAACAAGAGAAAACTGCATTGGACTCCCGCCTGCCTGTAAATAAACCGGAAGAAAGTTTAGCAGGGCAACCCACTCAGCATAACAATAACTGCTTACTGCCAATCACTACTGCACTGAACTGTGTAACAGAAGCGAATATTGTACAGACTGCATCAGTAAAGCGAAAACAAGTCAAGTCGCCACCAAACGGCGCTCTGAAGGAACACTGTATGGCCAATATTACAAGTGCATCTAACATGTGCAAGATGGAAGGCTTAGTGAAAGACCCGGATCAAAAATGCTACAAGAATAAACCTACATGTAATACTTGTGGGAAAGTTTTCTCTGAAGCCAGCAGTCTTAGGCGACACATGCGCATCCACAAAGGTGTTAAACCTTATGTGTGTCATTTATGTGGAAAAGCTTTCACTCAGTGTAACCAGCTAAAAACGCATGTAAGGACCCATACAGGTAAGAATTAGGctagcttaaagaggatctgtcaccagatttcacaatacaaacttCATTAAATAGATGTATTAGACCTGATGAGACTGATGTACTTACTTTAAAAATCTATCAGAAGAGGGACAATGATAGTTTGTCAGATCTAGGAGGAAGGAGATTGAGATTACATCATGCATATACTTGTTCTCATAAAATTCTCATTTTAATATCAGGCAGGAAAACTTTGAGAGAGGATTATGCAACCATTCTTACATggattttcaaagtaagtacatcagtctcatcaggtctaagatatctaataatgtatgcagtttgtatatggaacatgaaatatggtgacagatcccctttaaccCATAAATAACGTGTGAATTTTGGATGTTGATgaccagacttttttttaactggGTCTACTGGTTAAGCAACTATAATTCTTTAAGTTCACAAGTTGCTTTGctttgtagaaaaataaaatcttctgatgtaataactttaggcTCTAGATTTTTTAGAGTGGACTCATATATTCACCCTTCCCCCATCCTCCAGTCACCGACTGACACTTTTTTCCATGTGCACAGTAATAGGGAAAAAATTATCAATCAGCGACAGGGGAAGgtgaatatacttggactcataCACCAGTGGCCACGTGCCACAAGTATAAGTTCCAAGTACTCCTAAGCTAAGGAACATTTTCTTATAAGTGAAAGAAGACTGAAATCAGCTTGTTTGTCACTTCTTTATGTTGCTTTCAGaaagggcagcataaatatctgaccaatcccctttaaagactatgtaaaccttttgtagcctttttttaatgaaatatgtgttatgtgtttatatacatttttcaaattgacatttattaaaaattgtatttattttttgtgctgaagcttctatgtatgcactaTAAATAGAAGCTGCATATTACCGCTGAAAGCCGAAACCGTGAGTCAGCTCGGCTGACAGCGGCTCCTCTCTGACGCAATAgacaaccctaagggtatgttcacacggcagcgtccgtaacggctgaaattacggggctgttttcaggagaaaacagccccgtcatttcagccgtaacggcatgtgtaggcgcttgaacgccgcgtccattacggacgtaactggagatggttttccatggagtccatggaaaacggctccatttacgtctgaaaaagtgacatgacacttctttggcgcgggcatctatttacgcgccgtcttttgacagcgacgcgtaaatatacgcctcgtgtgaacagacaaacgtcagccc
This genomic stretch from Rhinoderma darwinii isolate aRhiDar2 chromosome 4, aRhiDar2.hap1, whole genome shotgun sequence harbors:
- the MYNN gene encoding myoneurin isoform X1, with the protein product MAHVEHCKRLLDTLKNQRDAGFLCDITIMIGDFQYKAHRNVLASFSEYFRALFKDTMDCSILLDQEQVTPVGFQTMLDFVYSGDLHFDRCHLEEILTAAEYLRLEEVVSMCRTKLDFAMMEKTCVTELPSLEDCPGTKKHLERTADKREDTCRSKRLKTRKTARAKKWKRTIPSTQKASKKVTEQEKTALDSRLPVNKPEESLAGQPTQHNNNCLLPITTALNCVTEANIVQTASVKRKQVKSPPNGALKEHCMANITSASNMCKMEGLVKDPDQKCYKNKPTCNTCGKVFSEASSLRRHMRIHKGVKPYVCHLCGKAFTQCNQLKTHVRTHTGEKPYQCKLCDKGFAQKCQLVFHSRMHHGEEKPYKCDACNLQFATSSNLKIHVRKHSGEKPYVCDRCGQRFAQASTLTYHVRRHTGEKPYVCDTCGKAFAVSSSLITHARKHTGEKPYICGVCGKSFISSGELNKHFRSHTGERPFVCEVCGNSYTDVKNLKKHKLKMHSGCEETDEAEPTDRSLNEEDIGKDSPAPDCLDLKPSELFLPLTLHIDPEDHQMLVPVTDSQCLSSDAFQRTSINSYSEPQFIFLQQMY
- the MYNN gene encoding myoneurin isoform X2, whose product is MAHVEHCKRLLDTLKNQRDAGFLCDITIMIGDFQYKAHRNVLASFSEYFRALFKDTMDCSILLDQEQVTPVGFQTMLDFVYSGDLHFDRCHLEEILTAAEYLRLEEVVSMCRTKLDFAMMEKTCVTELPSLEDCPGTKKHLERTADKREDTCRSKRLKTRKTARAKKWKRTIPSTQKASKKVTEQEKTALDSRLPVNKPEESLAGQPTQHNNNCLLPITTALNCVTEANIVQTASVKRKQVKSPPNGALKEHCMANITSASNMCKMEGLVKDPDQKCYKNKPTCNTCGKVFSEASSLRRHMRIHKGVKPYVCHLCGKAFTQCNQLKTHVRTHTGEKPYQCKLCDKGFAQKCQLVFHSRMHHGEEKPYKCDACNLQFATSSNLKIHVRKHSGEKPYVCDRCGQRFAQASTLTYHVRRHTGEKPYVCDTCGKAFAVSSSLITHARKHTGEKPYICGVCGKSFISSGELNKHFRSHTVCVWDITIDIIFWI